One Athene noctua chromosome 30, bAthNoc1.hap1.1, whole genome shotgun sequence genomic region harbors:
- the LOC141971818 gene encoding LOW QUALITY PROTEIN: keratin, type II cytoskeletal 75-like (The sequence of the model RefSeq protein was modified relative to this genomic sequence to represent the inferred CDS: inserted 2 bases in 2 codons; substituted 2 bases at 2 genomic stop codons), translated as MSCRSEGFCAVHVTKKLLQPCDAKIDAEIQHVRKQEREHLXTLNKQFASLINKVQYLEQQNRVLATKWDLLQKQVRPSQNSIKHVSNNFTCGLQRQLDSLLRERGQMEPELNDMGKLAEEFRCRYKQEVSRHAAAENEVVLLKKDVDCVYLXQEELQAKVETLKRDLEFLKCVSAQEIPELERSPCDTAVVVKTNSRGLDMEGILRSAECWCEDIAQESKAELDTLYRTRFQELEKAKGRHSNELXSHHEETEELSXCVQREQSDLENVKKQVSSLQTSVWNTERRGDCTLKDAREKHIELQNALQKAKDELACMLRDYQELLNVKLALDIEIATYKTLLEGEESRIRLGSPVRVYSPEDASPPVALVERPYLKKLVPAAEDLPPEALPAPRAGSISLVLPAASLRVKNLRPEVGAIRARAQPLGQR; from the exons ATGAGCTGCAGAAGTGAAGGGTTTTGTGCAGTGCATGTCACcaagaagctgctgcagccttgtGATGCGAAGATTGACGCCGAAATTCAGCATGTCCGAAAGCAGGAGAGAGAGCATTTGTAGACCCTCAATAAGCAGTTTGCCTCTTTGATTAACAAG GTGCAGTATCTGGAGCAGCAGAACAGGGTGTTGGCCACCAAATGGGACCTACTCCAAAAGCAGGTCCGGCCATCCCAGAATAGCATCAAACACGTCTCCAACAACTTCACTTGCGGCCTGCAGAGGCAGCTGGACTCACTGCTGCGTGAGAGGGGACAGATGGAACCTGAGCTGAACGACATGGGGAAACTCGCTGAAGAGTTCAGATGCAG ATACAAGCAGGAAGTGAGCAGACACGCAGCTGCCGAGAACGAGGTTGTGTTACTGAAGAAG GATGTGGATTGTGTCTACC GTCAAGAAGAGCTGCAAGCAAAGGTGGAAACCCTAAAGCGAGACCTAGAGTTCCTGAAATGTGTTTCTGCTCAG GAAATCCCTGAGCTGGAGAGAAGTCCCTGTGACACTGCTGTTGTTGTGAAAACAAACAGCCGAGGCCTGGACATGGAGGGCATCCTCAGGAGCGCTGAGTGCTGGTGTGAGGACATAGCtcaggaaagcaaagcagagttGGATACGTTGTACAGAACTCGA TTCCAAGAGCTTGAGAAGGCGAAGGGGAGACACAGCAATGAACTGTAGTCCCACCATGAAGAGACTGAAGAGCTGA TTTGTGTCCAGAGAGAGCAGAGTGACCTTGAAAATGTGAAGAAGCAG GTGTCGTCTCTGCAGACATCAGTCTGGAATACTGAGCGGCGCGGGGATTGCACCCTCAAAGATGCCCGGGAGAAGCACATTGAGCTGCAGAATGCCCTCCAGAAGGCCAAGGATGAGCTGGCTTGCATGCTGCGGGATTACCAGGAGCTGCTGAATGTCAAACTGGCCCTGGATATTGAGATTGCAACGTATAAGACTCTACTGGAGGGTGAAGAGAGCAG GATACGCCTTGGGAGCCCCGTGAGAGTGT ACAGCCCAGAAGATGCAAGTCCTCCTGTAGCGCTGGTGGAGCGTCCCTACCTGAAGAAGCTGGTGCCTGCCGCAGAGGATTTACCTCCAGAAGCGTTGCCAGCTCCACGGGCAGGCAGTATATCCCTGGTGCTCCCAGCTGCATCCCTACGAGTGAAGAATTTAAGGCCAGAGGTGGGGGCCATTCGTGCCAGAGCTCAGCCCCTCGGGCAGCGGTAG